A window of Miscanthus floridulus cultivar M001 chromosome 12, ASM1932011v1, whole genome shotgun sequence genomic DNA:
TATATATACTGTTCTCCCTTCTCACCACTTTTTCCTTACCTGGATGTTGCTCAGCAAGCAGCCTGGAAACGGGAACATGGCCCACGTTCCGGGAGCATCCGTTTTCACGTTATAAAATGATACCCCCAATGGGAATGGAAACGTCAATCGACCTCAGTTGTGCTCTTGCCAGTAATGCTCTCGCAACCAGATCAAGTGCTAACTGAACAGTACGTGAGTTTGTAATACATCATGACCGATGCCTCGCTTGGCATTGACGTCGTCATCGAGAAGCTTCTGCACATCACAACAGTCATCGACACACGTGACGCATTCCTTCGTCACCATGAAAGCTCATGCGTCATCAAAACTGAAAAGGCATCTAGCATTTGCTCAAGGGTTTCTGGGATTGTTTGAGTTCTGTGAGTACCTAGGATGTCACAATGTTTGACATGACATGTCTTGAGTTATTAATTTGCCGCTGTTCAGGTGATGTTCGgttccacggactaaattttagtccatgtcacatcggacattcggatgctaattaggaggactaaacatgagttaattataaaactaattacacagatggagactaatttactagacgaatttattaagcctaagtaatccggtattagcacatatttactgtagcaccatattgtcaaatcatggactagttaagcttaaaaaattcgtctcgtaaattagtcgtaatctgtgtaattaattatttcttagtctatatttaatactccatacatgtgtccaaacatccgatgagacagggactaaaattcgATCTAAGGAACCAAACAGGCTCTTAGTACTCACGTGCGAGTCAAACtagtttaactttgaccaaatttatagtgaACAATATTAAGATTTATGTCTCGAACTAATTTTATTACGAAAACATATTTCGTAATCAatttaatggtacttattttgcaTTATAATTGTAAAATTTTATATACTGTTAGTCAAACTTCAAATCTTTGGACTCCTCAAGAAAAAAGAATTACATTTTTTTatgaacagagggagtataattTTAACATATGCGAGTACATGTATATTTAGTAATCAAGCAATATTATCATTATTTTTCACCACACGGACTGTcttaactaatttaacttttgttataAGGAAAACTACTTCAGTCTTCACCAGAAATTATCTGGTGAACAATTGGGGACCATTCAAAAGAATATGTTTTCATTTTCTGTCATAGCACATCATTTTTCTTTGGTATTAAAATATCATGCATCTAAACATTCGACATATATTTCAATTCCACAATTCTTTTCAGCAAGGTTTCTATTTTCATCTACAATCACCTAAGTTTCATCGTCTAATTCGTCTAATTCCCGCGGGGGAATGCATCTAGTTTTATATAAGTCAAGTAGTAGTTTCTTATATACCTTCTCGGACAGGCCATCGTGCCGGCTCAATTCAGCATTACAGCTGTACTTGACAAAGCAAGCACTAGTGCACTACCAAATCGGACCAGCACCACCgcacggcccacggcccacggcccacggcccacgtTAAGTCTCCTCGTATACAGACATGAGACAATGTCAACCCGGAATTTTCCTTCGTCCcccgtctcctcctcctcgccgtccctcctccctctctcccgtctcggctagggttaggtcgtCTCGCCAAGTCGCCATGATGCAGCAGcccccgccgccgcagccgcagccgggTATGGCACCGCCTCCTCATCCTCAGGCCGGTGGCGGGCAGCCACCGCAGTGGGGCGGGATTCCGCCGCCGATGACGCAGCAGTACGGCGCACCGCCTCCGCAGCAACCTCCGGCGATGTGGGGCCAGCCTCCACCGCAGGCGCACTACGGGCAGGCGCCGCCCCCTCAGCCGTACTACGCCGCACCGCAGGCGCCGGCGCCTGCGGCGGCCGCCCCCGATCTGACGGACGAGGTCAGGACGCTCTGGATCGGGGACCTGCAGTACTGGATGGACGAGAACTACGTCTTCGGATGCTTCGCGAACACTGGGGAGGTATGTCACCCGATCTGATTGATGCTGGCGGTGGATGCGTGTGATTTCGATTGTTGCTCTTCACGGAATATATGATGCGCCCGCGCCCTTTGCTGCCGCTAATAGGTCTTGCTTTAAGGTTTATAAAGATTTTGATTGTTTACTAGTTTTGTTGTGAATTTCGTACGACTGCTGACGATTGAAGCTCCAGGCTAAGTTAGTTTGTAGTGATTCTAGAGCCTATTGTAATGATCAAGCTCTGGGCTATATTTGTGATTGAATCGTTAATTTTAAATTTTGTTTCATGAATTGTTAGCATGATCTGGCGATAGTTGTATATCTCGTAAAATAACTTAAAATTGttgttttctgtttttttttgctGCCTATTTCTTCTACCCAAGGGTAATAATGTTTAGCAGCCATTGAGCCTTTTTTTTTGCGCAAGACTATTTATATGCTTCAGTTTGAGTTTCCTGATTGGTGTTTATAGATGTATGCTGCCCATGCATTCATGATTTTCTGACCCTTTACTTCATATTTACATGATTTTTCAGGTTCAAAATGTGAAGCTCATCCGTGACAAGAATTCAGGACAGCTTCAGGGCTATGGTTTTGTTGAATTTACAAGCCATGCAGCTGCAGAGCGAGTTCTTCAGACATACAATGGACAGATGATGCCAAATGTTGAGTTGACATTTCGGCTGAACTGGGCCAGTGCTGGTGAAAAGCGTGATGATACTCCTGACTATACTATTTTCGTTGGGGATTTGGCTGCAGATGTTACAGATTACTTGTTACAAGAGACATTCAGGGTTCATTATCCCTCGGTGAAGGGTGCAAAAGTTGTGACTGATAAATTGACAATGCGCACAAAGGGATATGGGTTTGTGAAATTTGGTGATCCTACAGAGCAAGCTCGTGCAATGACTGAAATGAATGGAATGCCTTGTTCTTCCAGGCCTATGCGTATTGGTCCTGCAGCAAGTAGGAAAAATACAGGAGGTGTTGTTCAAGAGAGAGGTAAGCATGGCCAGTCTCATGTCCTTGTGATTCTTGTTAGCTTCTACATGTTTGCTGATTGATGCAATTGAGGATACATTTAACTTGTTATGTTCATATTAGCCCTTTTGGGTTGTTTTATTACTTGTGTTCAAATCAAAGTTAAGAATAGGTGTTGACCACTTCACTTCCAGAAGTCATTATTCCTAGTACAACATTCCCAGTGTGAATTTGGATAATTTAATGCATAGAACGATAGTAGACTCATGGAACTCATGTTATCTGGAAGCAGGATACCAACAGGCTCTATTCGTATAGGAGCCTTGGAACTGACCTGAGCTGCAATGCATTTCTTGTTTAATGCGTGGCCTCATTTAGGTCAGTGTAAATCATTTATGTCCTAAATTCAAAGTTGGTTTCCTTAAGTTTCTGGTTCTTTTGTACTTTTCCATGCTATCTCTGATTCTGTTTCGTCTGTGTATGCACTTAGTGCACAATTTCTTTTTGTACATCTTTTATTAGTGCATGCTTTCTGCTACGGCTGAGGGATTGAAAACTCTTTCCCATATATTTAGACTCCTAAAGCTTAGAAATACTTGTCAGCTCCTTCCCtacaaggttttttttttttttttggggggggggggggggggggggggggatgggtGTGGGGTGGAGAAGTGGAGAATACTTTTTACTGCCTTTTTATTCTCTTCAATTTGTTCTAGGTGGTGATGGTCGAGTCTTGACTATGTATTCATCAGTTTTCCTTTGTTTCCTTCAACTTGGATTTATCAATATCTGTGCACAACAGCACATATGCATGGTCTGTATCTACTTAGCTAATCTGAGATATGAAGTAATGGTTAGAGCTGAGATTTTAATTGCATAGTGTGTTCCATATTTTGTTCTATTGGTGCAGGTTGGTTTCATGCTTTATGCACAGTGTACCAAAACAACATTTTTTTGCCTTGGACCAATAAATAATTTTCTACATAATTTATTTCTTATTGGCTCTCTCTTTGGCAGTTTAGCCGCTTGAATCCTATGTTACCTGAATTTTGGACCTGTCTAGTTGACTAATGTTCTTACCAATACCAAGATTTCTTCATAATTGTATGCTTTAGATGGGCTAACTTCGTATAATTGCTCTGATGCATTCTATTCTCCTATGTGCATATAACACGATATGCATGCACATTTTGCCATTGGTAAATGTTCTCATTGTCGAATATGTGTGAACCTAATAATTTTAGCGACCTGTAGGCTTTTTCGTGGTTAGCATTCATTTATTAGATATTGCTATTCATCAAATCTTACAATATATGTTGCCTTCACTTTTTTGCTTTTATTTACAGTACCAAATTCTCAAGGAGCTCAGTCTGAGAATGATCCTAACAATACCACCGTGCGTTCTTAATTCTTTTTTCTGCATATCAGTCAATTCATCTCCCAGTTTTTTGTTAACTTTATTCTGTTGTTGTCTTCAGATATTTGTTGGTGGGCTTGACCCCAATGTCACTGAAGATGCCCTAAAACAAGTTTTTTCTCCTTACGGTGAAGT
This region includes:
- the LOC136497565 gene encoding RNA-binding protein L-like isoform X2, coding for MMQQPPPPQPQPGMAPPPHPQAGGGQPPQWGGIPPPMTQQYGAPPPQQPPAMWGQPPPQAHYGQAPPPQPYYAAPQAPAPAAAAPDLTDEVRTLWIGDLQYWMDENYVFGCFANTGEVQNVKLIRDKNSGQLQGYGFVEFTSHAAAERVLQTYNGQMMPNVELTFRLNWASAGEKRDDTPDYTIFVGDLAADVTDYLLQETFRVHYPSVKGAKVVTDKLTMRTKGYGFVKFGDPTEQARAMTEMNGMPCSSRPMRIGPAASRKNTGGVVQERVPNSQGAQSENDPNNTTIFVGGLDPNVTEDALKQVFSPYGEVVHVKIPVGKRCGFVQFVTRPSAEQALLMLQGALIGAQNVRLSWGRSLSNKQAQPQQESNQWGAAAAAGAGGYYGGYGQGYEAYGSGYAQPQDPNMYGYGAYAGYPNYQQQPAAQQPQQQQ
- the LOC136497565 gene encoding RNA-binding protein L-like isoform X1: MMQQPPPPQPQPGMAPPPHPQAGGGQPPQWGGIPPPMTQQYGAPPPQQPPAMWGQPPPQAHYGQAPPPQPYYAAPQAPAPAAAAPDLTDEVRTLWIGDLQYWMDENYVFGCFANTGEVQNVKLIRDKNSGQLQGYGFVEFTSHAAAERVLQTYNGQMMPNVELTFRLNWASAGEKRDDTPDYTIFVGDLAADVTDYLLQETFRVHYPSVKGAKVVTDKLTMRTKGYGFVKFGDPTEQARAMTEMNGMPCSSRPMRIGPAASRKNTGGVVQERVPNSQGAQSENDPNNTTIFVGGLDPNVTEDALKQVFSPYGEVVHVKIPVGKRCGFVQFVTRPSAEQALLMLQGALIGAQNVRLSWGRSLSNKQAQPQQESNQWGAAAAAGAGGYYGGYGQGYEAYGSGYAQPQDPNMYGYGAYAGYPNYQQQPAAQQPQQQQVKLLAN